In bacterium, the genomic stretch GCGCCAACGGAAGGCGCGAAAGCAGAAGAAGGCCGTTTGCGCCTTCGTATTGCCTCGGCGGCGGGCCTGGATTCGTGCAGATGTCCACCATGTCGTCAAACGGTTTATCGATGTTCGACGCGAGGCAGTAGAAACAATCGAGCTCCAGGTTGTTGAGCGGTGCGGCGCAATTGGCGATGACGCACCCGACGAAATCGTTGGTGCTCACCTCGTCGCATCCCGCGTCCTCGGCGCACGTCACGAGATCATCGATATCGACGCACGTCGCGGGCTCGTCGGGCAGCGCTTCCCACTCCGCGTGCGTGTTGTAGCGGAAACTGTAGGGGAACGCCGAAGCGGTCGCCGCGAGAATGGCCGCGATGTCTTCTTCGGTCCACACCTCCTGCAGGCAGACGACGTCGGAGTCGAGATTCGTGAGCGCATCGCCGATGAATGACAGGCGATCCGCGGCATACGGCACGAATCCGTGCGCGAGGCCGGCGTTGAATGTCGTGAAGGTCACGGGATCGGGAACGCAGGCGTCATCGTCGCCGGTGTCGTCATCGGCGCCGTCGTCGTCATCCGCGTCGTCGTCGTCATCGTCGTCGTCGTCATCGCCATCGTCGTTCGACGGCGGGCAGCCGGCGTTCGCGAGGAGCGTGGCGATCAGCAAGGCGAGCAGAAACAAGAAACGCGGCCGGAGCATGGGGCACCCCCGAAAACGTGGATGAGGCGCGGCGAAGCGCGAAACACAATCATATCGCAACGCGCGGCGCGAGGCTGTCAAGTCGGGAATTGACGGGAACGCGAATCGCGGGACATACTTAAAAAAGGAGATTGCGATGGTAAAACACGTGCTCGAACAGGAAATTGAAACGTTCGAAAGACATCGAGCCGAGCTTGTCGGACGCGCGCGTGGTGATTTCGTTTTGATCAAGGGCGAACGCATCGTGGGTATTTTTGACAGCGAAATCGATGCGATAAACCGCGGGTACGAAGAATTCGGGAATGTCCCGTTTCTCGTTCAACAGATTCTGGAAATCGACATTCCGCTCCAGTTCACCTCGCTCGATTTTCGTCACTGAGTGCCCTCCTTCACCGGCCAGATAGGGGATCTTCGCGCGATTGGGCCAATCACCGAGATTCGCGTCGGGTTGCCACCCCGCCTGGCGCGTGAGCGAAGCGAATCCGGCGCGAGTCCGCTCGAACCGATTACTGTCGCCGCCATGGTCGATACCGGCGCGTCCGCGACGGTCCTGAGGTCCGACGTCATAAAATCATTGGGCCTGAAAACCATAGGGCGGTCCTGGGTCCAGACCGTGTCGTCGACGGAACCAATCTCGGTGGATCGGTTTATCGTCAGCCTATATCTCCCCGAAGGGGTTACCGTGTCGTCCGCCGTCGTTGTGGAGGCGCCGCTCGAAGGGCAGCACATCCAGTGCCTGCTCGGCCGCGATATCCTCTCGCATGGCATCCTCGTCTATATTGGCTACCTGAATCAGTTCACGCTGAGCTTTTGAACATGGCCGCGGAAGAAATCGAATACGCCGAAAAGCCGGCCGTCGCGCCGGAGTTCGAAACCGTCCCCGCCATCTTCGCGGATCGCGTGAAGAAATACGGCAAGCGCACGGCCCTGCGCCGCAAGGAGTTCGGCATCTGGCGCTCGTATTCGTGGGACGATTACGACGCGTCGGTGCGCGAGGTCTTCGGCGGGCTCGCCGCGCTTGGCGTGACAAAGGGCGAGTGCGTTGCGCTGATATCGGAAAATCGCCCGGAGTGGCTTTTTTGCGATCTCGGTATTCTGCACCACGGCGCGGTGACCGCCGCGATCTACGTGACGAACGCGGCAAGCCAGGTCGCCTACATCCTTGCGCACAGCGAGGCGCGCATTTTCTTCGTGGAAAACGAGGAGCAGCTCGACAAGTGGCTCGAGGTGCAAGGCGACGTGCCGGTGGAGCACGTGATCGTGTTCGAGCGCGAGGGGCTGCGCGATTTTTCCGATCCGCGCGTGATGTTTTTCGACGAGTTCCTCGAATCAGGGCGCCGGTTCAATGCGGCGAACCCGGATGAATTCGAGGCGCGTGCGTCAACGGTAAAAGGCGGCGACACGGCGATCATCGTTTACACCTCCGGCACGACCGGCCCGCCGAAAGGCGCGATGCTGACGCACCGCAATCTCATCTGGACGGCGGCGTCGATGGGGCTGACCAATCCCATCAGCGAGCAAGATGAGGTGCTCTCGTTTTTGCCGCTGTGCCACATCGCCGAGCGCGTGATGACGACGGTGAACCAGCTCGGCTACGGCTACACGGTGAACTTCGCCGAGAACCTGGAGACGGTGCCGCAAAACCTGCGCGAGGTGAGCCCCACGGTGTTTTTCGCCGTGCCGCGCATCTGGGAGAAGTTCCACTCGCGCGTGAAGATCACGATGTCCGAGGCGACTTGGGTGAAGCGCCAGGCGTACGCCGCGGCGACCGCCATCGGGCGCCGCAACGCGAAAAAGCTCGTCACCGGCAGAACGCTGTCCGCCGGTGAGCGCCTTTTGGGGTGGATCGCACATTTGGCGGTGCTGCATCCACTGAAAAAACGCCTGGGGCTTGAGCGCGTGCGTTTTGCGATTTCCGGCGCGGCACCGATTTCGCGAGAGATTCTGGAATATTTCCACGGCCTCGGGCTGTGGGTGCGCGAGGTGTACGGGCAGACGGAGTGCTCCGGCCCGGCCACGATCCACTTCGCCGATCGCGTCGTGCCGGGCACGGTCGGGCGCGCGATTCCGGGCTGCGACGTGAAGCTGGCCGACGACGGAGAGATCCTGATCCGCGGCGACAACGTCTTTAAGGGCTACTTCAAGAACGAGGCGGCGACGGCCGAGGCGATGGCAGAAGGCTGGCTGCACTCGGGCGACGTCGGCGAGATCGACGCGGACGGATTCCTTCGCATCACCGACCGGAAGAAGGACCTCATCATCAACGCGGCGGGAAAGAACATCGCGCCGCAGAACATCGAGAACCAGCTCAAGGCGAGCGCGTACATCAACGACGCGGTGTGCATCGGCGACAAGCGGCCGTTCGTCGCGGCGCTCATCCTCATCGACGAGGAGCACGTCATCAAATACGCGCAGGACAACCGCATCCCGTTCACGACGTACCAGAGCCTCGCGAAAAGCCCCCCGATCCGAAAGCTCATCGAGGCAGAGGTGGACCGCGTCAACGGCGAGCTCGCGCGCGTGGAGCAGGTCCGCAAATTCACGATCCTCGACAAGCGCCTGGACCAGGAAGACGACGAACTGACGCCGACGATGAAGGTCAAGCGCAAAAAGATCGGCGAGATGTACGCGGACGTGATCGAGGCGATGTACCGGGGGCGGTGAGGGTCCATGTCGCTGGGAGCGCAGGCGTCTCGCCAGCTTTGACATCGTGGCGCGTCCATCATGTCCATTCGGTCCATCAAGTCCATCGCCACCGGCCCGTCTGATTTTCGCTCGGTGAAGGCTTCGCTTCAACGTCGGATCGCCGATGAAGGGCGCGTTTTGTATGGGCGCCTTGAAATAGTCGAGAGCGGCGATGCCGGGGCGTTGCCGACCGCGCACTCCGCCCGCCTTCGCTGGCGCTACGGCGTGACTTCGTTTGCGGCCCTGACATCGCGCCGACGACATCGCGCCGGCGTGACTTCGTTTGCGGCCCCGACATCGCGCCGACGACATCGCGCCGGCGTGACTTCGTTTGCGGCCCTGACATCGCACTTCGCGCCTCGGACATCGCAAACACGCGCCCCGCTTGACGGCATAGCCCCCACAGGCTAAAGCACCTTGAATCTCGTTGCTTTTCCGCATCCATCGGGGGATCTGATGTCGCGTCGGACGGCTCTTGCCGCCGCGTTCGTTAGCGTTGCGTTCGTCGCGCTCGCGCTTTTCGCGTTTGCGTCCGTTGCGCTTGCGCAGGATGCGCCCGCAACCAACGGGGGCGGGGCGCAACCCGCCGAGCCCGGAGCCGAGCCGGCCCCCACGCCCGAGGGCGAGGCCGGACCCGTTCCCGCCGGCGACGGCATTCTCGTCACCGATCTCGCGGCCGAGGAAGGTGTGCCCGAGCCGACGCTCGAAAACACCTTCAACGCCCCGCTCTGCCCGCCCACCGAGGTCGCGGTCAAGGACGCACCGGACGACGCCGGCGCGGCACTCGTGCTCGCGTGGCGCTCGTGCCCCGTGCGTTATCAGGAAGTCGATAACTACGTGATCTTCCGCGCGCTCAAGGGCGGCGGCGGCCCCGCGTTCATGCGCGTCGCCCAGGTCGCGGCCGGCGACGGCAAGGTTGAGGATACGGCCGATGGCAAGGCCGCCCGCGTCTACGAGTTCACCGACACCGGCCTGACCGAAGGCGCGACGTACGTCTATCGCGTCGCGGCCACCGCGGGCGAGCGCTTCGCCTACGCGTTTGTCGCGACGGACGGCGCGCCGCTCGTGGATGTCGGCCCCATCTCGCCCGTGCGCCAGCAGGTGACGACGGACGAGTTCGACAAGCTGCACGGCTCGTTCGCGGGTGCGCCGCCGAAAAACGTCAGCGCGAAGGATCGGCCGAACGACGCGGGCGACGGAATCGTGGTGACGTGGGAGGCGCCGGACGGCGCCGAGGGTATCCGGGGGCTCGCGTACAATGTCTATCGGGGCAAACTCGAGGACGGACCGTTCACGTTCGTGGGTCAGGCGGGCGGCGACGAGACGAAATACGTCGATACGAACGCGCAGGATCGCGACGGCGGCCGGCCGCCGTTTTATTACGTCGTCGCGTCGACGAACCTGACGGCCGACGGCCTCGCGTTTGCGCCGCAGGTGGTCACCGCGACGGCAAGCGCGCAGTTCGTGAACTTCGAGATGTGGAACTACTTCCTGTTCGCCATCGTGCTGTCGGGTTTCATCGTCTATTTCATCCAGCACATCAAAAGCGGCAAGAAGTTGTTTGTCCGCAAGATCGCGGGCCTGGAGGCCGTGGACGAGGCTATCGGCCGCGCGACGGAGATGGGCAAGCCGGTGCTGTTCGTGCCGGGCATCATGGACATGAACGACGTGCAGACCGTGGCGGCAATGTCGATTCTCGGCCGCGTTGCGCAGACCGTGGCCGAATACGACACGCGCCTCATGGTGCCGACCTCCAAGAGCCTTGTCATGACGACCGGGCGCGAAACCGTGAAAGAGTCGTACATCTCCGCGGGCCGGCCCGACGCCTACAACGAGGACATCGTCACCTACCTGACCGATGAGCAATTCGGCTACGTCGCGGGCGTCAACGGCATCATGGTCCGCGAGAAGCCGGCGACGATCCTTTACCTCGGCTCGTTCTACGCGGAATCGCTCATCATGGCCGAGACGGGCAACTTCATCGGCGCCATCCAGATCGCGGGCACGGCGCAACCGGCGCAGCTTCCGTTCTTCGTCGCGGCCTGCGACTACACGCTGATCGGC encodes the following:
- a CDS encoding endonuclease/exonuclease/phosphatase family protein, coding for MLRPRFLFLLALLIATLLANAGCPPSNDDGDDDDDDDDDDADDDDGADDDTGDDDACVPDPVTFTTFNAGLAHGFVPYAADRLSFIGDALTNLDSDVVCLQEVWTEEDIAAILAATASAFPYSFRYNTHAEWEALPDEPATCVDIDDLVTCAEDAGCDEVSTNDFVGCVIANCAAPLNNLELDCFYCLASNIDKPFDDMVDICTNPGPPPRQYEGANGLLLLSRLPLAQTAYTPMDSFLIERGVLSARIDSARLATDIYCTHLTTSIEFLPYGGEFADYSAENLAQVRDIIDQADASAGAGAQIVLGDFNAGGDYGGEVTEKLGDHVELFFEADFDEWYPDPFSIDPICTWCGDNPLVGGGNSHVIDHVLLRVNADIQTVGQTRRVLDDLQDIPTEDGEMSLPLSDHYGATMTVDAWNEDVWTGDGCVE
- a CDS encoding retroviral-like aspartic protease family protein; the protein is MPSFTGQIGDLRAIGPITEIRVGLPPRLARERSESGASPLEPITVAAMVDTGASATVLRSDVIKSLGLKTIGRSWVQTVSSTEPISVDRFIVSLYLPEGVTVSSAVVVEAPLEGQHIQCLLGRDILSHGILVYIGYLNQFTLSF
- a CDS encoding AMP-binding protein codes for the protein MAAEEIEYAEKPAVAPEFETVPAIFADRVKKYGKRTALRRKEFGIWRSYSWDDYDASVREVFGGLAALGVTKGECVALISENRPEWLFCDLGILHHGAVTAAIYVTNAASQVAYILAHSEARIFFVENEEQLDKWLEVQGDVPVEHVIVFEREGLRDFSDPRVMFFDEFLESGRRFNAANPDEFEARASTVKGGDTAIIVYTSGTTGPPKGAMLTHRNLIWTAASMGLTNPISEQDEVLSFLPLCHIAERVMTTVNQLGYGYTVNFAENLETVPQNLREVSPTVFFAVPRIWEKFHSRVKITMSEATWVKRQAYAAATAIGRRNAKKLVTGRTLSAGERLLGWIAHLAVLHPLKKRLGLERVRFAISGAAPISREILEYFHGLGLWVREVYGQTECSGPATIHFADRVVPGTVGRAIPGCDVKLADDGEILIRGDNVFKGYFKNEAATAEAMAEGWLHSGDVGEIDADGFLRITDRKKDLIINAAGKNIAPQNIENQLKASAYINDAVCIGDKRPFVAALILIDEEHVIKYAQDNRIPFTTYQSLAKSPPIRKLIEAEVDRVNGELARVEQVRKFTILDKRLDQEDDELTPTMKVKRKKIGEMYADVIEAMYRGR
- a CDS encoding fibronectin type III domain-containing protein, with the protein product MSRRTALAAAFVSVAFVALALFAFASVALAQDAPATNGGGAQPAEPGAEPAPTPEGEAGPVPAGDGILVTDLAAEEGVPEPTLENTFNAPLCPPTEVAVKDAPDDAGAALVLAWRSCPVRYQEVDNYVIFRALKGGGGPAFMRVAQVAAGDGKVEDTADGKAARVYEFTDTGLTEGATYVYRVAATAGERFAYAFVATDGAPLVDVGPISPVRQQVTTDEFDKLHGSFAGAPPKNVSAKDRPNDAGDGIVVTWEAPDGAEGIRGLAYNVYRGKLEDGPFTFVGQAGGDETKYVDTNAQDRDGGRPPFYYVVASTNLTADGLAFAPQVVTATASAQFVNFEMWNYFLFAIVLSGFIVYFIQHIKSGKKLFVRKIAGLEAVDEAIGRATEMGKPVLFVPGIMDMNDVQTVAAMSILGRVAQTVAEYDTRLMVPTSKSLVMTTGRETVKESYISAGRPDAYNEDIVTYLTDEQFGYVAGVNGIMVREKPATILYLGSFYAESLIMAETGNFIGAIQIAGTAQPAQLPFFVAACDYTLIGEELFAASAYLSHDPKQLGSLKGQDVGKLLGMLGIVFGSLFATIEAVSGAGWAKSAMHLISELFRPAAG